The Hippoglossus stenolepis isolate QCI-W04-F060 chromosome 12, HSTE1.2, whole genome shotgun sequence genome segment TGTTATTCTGTGAAAGACCACAGCATCATTGTTCTGcatcatatttttatatatataatactcCATATCTCAGAATGACTTCCTCTCTCACCCTTACTTTCAGATCAGCCAGCTAACTAGCGTGGAGAGGTTTACTATTTGAAGTCTGGGTGGTGTTGGTATTTGGCATCAAGGCTCTATGTAACTCCTTGCAAGCGTACACCCAGCTTAGGACAGTACATCCCCGAAAAAGAACAGCTGCATCACATACAGAGCCCAGCATAGATATGAGCCCAAAATAATATAAGATAAACTTGTTCCAGCTGCAGATAGAACATGTGAACACGTACATAATGTACACCTTTCACTTCACAGGATATTATCATGTAGGGAAAGGTACTTGAGTAAattgcagtggcacaggatgatcGCATGACGATGTAAACTATATTTGTGCATTATGCATAGGgagatatttaaatatatggTTACATCTATCGACTGTTTTAAGTCTATAGGCAGGTATAGTATACAATATGAGTATAAAATGGATTGTTAATACATAAAGTGGTGAATTTCCCAATAAGTATAATATATATGGAATAATATAAGTACTGCAGTGTATCTGTGGGAGAGCAGTTAAGGTGTTTAAAATATTTCCTTGAACTCAACAGAACATAAAGTCTTGAAGATATGAATGTGACCATCGTCTTCTGTATGTTAACAAAAGTTAGATATGtcattaaatcattttcttatcAATATGTATGTAAATCAGCCATGAAAGCTCCCAAGTGAATGTACAAGAACCAGTTCTACCCATTAGATTACTGCACATACTGGTGGCAGCTTAATGGTTAATGTTAACACTGcattaatgtgtctgtgttgttttcagctgAACCAGGGGCCGTGAGCAGTCACTGTGATTTTCTGTAATAAAGCTGATTAATGGCAGAATTCATGTcggtgcacaaacacacagcgtcCGAGTGGTGACAGGGAATTAATGACCCCAGACCCTTTTTAGACAAGTTTTACAAAACATATTGTTCTCAAAGTTTAGTAAATGCACGACTCTGTATCTCAGAggtttcagctgcagtgcatgatgggaaaatgATCAGAGGGGAAATGATCAATATGGAGGGACTTTGCTCCCGGCAGCCGTCATCATCTCTCAGCCTTTCATTAGAGGAGAAGTGCTGAAAATAgaaatcagaaaaagaaaaatcaatataTAAAACCAGGATTCCAGGTTTTGACAGTAAAAACAGATCGGCGTTATAGAAGTGATGAAAAGAATAGAAATCGAAAAGAATGTGAAAAAGAATGACTGGTTCCATCTATTTATTCAAGATGTGCTtgaaaatgtaatgggttcttccttgggtcagatttcatggaaattggcgCAGTAGTTTGTGAGTAATCTTGCAGAAAAACAGaatggcaatgaaaacataacctccatggaGGAGGTAAATATCAAGAGGTTGACGTGTGATATTGAAGAGGAGGCTGCATATGAAGACGTGTGGTCTCTGActgttgttctcctcctcctccagagttCATCGAGGGAGTCTCACAGTTCAGCGTCAAGGGCGACAAGGAGCAGAAGCTTCGGTGTAAGTAACGCTTCTTCTCTACTGCTGCTTTCTAacctgcactgaactcaaaCATCTTCCTGAAACTCTCCCGAGGGGTTTGTACGTGAGAACGTCCAAcgcagcccatgtgagaataaagcAGGGACATGTCTGGAGAACtcagcgagcgagtgggtgtgttgatgaagCTTCTATCATGTGATGGACGGGAAAGTGGAAGAATAttaatatctcaggatgaaaaagaggagtcatACGTGtagaagatgaagatgtcaactagGAAAGACAAGATTCCAGAGCTGTTAGGTCACTTATCCTCAAACGTATCTGCGTGATTTGCTGCCTCCACACAAACCCTCCAGGTTTAACTCCCACCTCGTCTTTATTGCAAACCCCCCCGGTGAAAACAACAGTAAAGTACAAGTTGCTAATAGCTAgaaagatgcaaaacaaatccATCAGAATTAGATTCTCCTTCCAGCCACAGTAGTTAATATGAAGATGAGACCTGAACAGATTTCAGTGCCTCTAGAGGACACACACGAACGTGTTTGAAGGATTACTGTCCTGGTTTGCTCAGGAGTGCACGGGGGGGGGGCAACAGGGACACAGTTACACAACAAGGTGAAAGACACGTTCTGTCAAGTGTTGGTCACCAGACAAAGACAAGTTCTCTGAATGTGTGATGCTCGGTGACTGATTTTATTCCTCTCTCTTCTGCCCCTGCTtctgtttccctccctccctcattccACACCCAGTCGCTTTTAGGATCTACGACATGGACAAGGACGGCTACATCTCCAACGGCGAGCTCTTCCAGGTGCTCAAGATGATGGTAGGCAACAACCTGAAGGACACGCAGCTCCAGCAGATCGTGGACAAGACCATTATCAACGCAGACAAGGACGGAGACGGCAGGATATCCTTCGAAGAGTTCTGTGCAGTGAGTGGAAGTATTTGCTTCTGGGAGGGGGGGTGTTGACATTTCCGCTGATGCAGCCTGTTGTAGTGAAGGCAAATGTCAAAGGGGCAGAAAAATTCTGGAAACAGCTTTTTGCCTGGGCTCGTCAGCGCTGGGTTTCAGTTTCAATCCTCTGTCGGGGATGTAAATATAGGCGGCTGAGTTCTGGCTACATATGACGGGGCACTAAAAATACTGAGGTAGCACTTCAAAATTGAGCCATGCGacaattaaaagataaaacGAACAGCTGACATTATTATTTGACAGGATCCCTCTAATCCTGGGATGATCCTGTGAGAGGAGTGAGATAGAAAAGAGGTTTTTCTCCTGTAAAATAAGAAACTAGGAGAAGCAGCGGCGCGAACCCGAGTGCAGAGCAGTGAAGTGTTAATGAATTTCTTTGAGAAGATGAGTTTTCAGCCTCAGCGGCAAACAGGGGGCGTTATATCACTGCAGTGGGACGATCACAGCTGCACTGAGAAGCAGAAAGGAGGAAACTCTGCTGCCTCTTTATTGAATCGGGCTCAATAACCAGAACCTTAATTACacagaaacattattaaaaaacattatttagaAATTGCTCCAACCACCGAAGGAGAAGAAGCCGATACAAACCTGCTGTCGGATCCGTAAATCAATGCTCTTGTCAACTGACAATTCAGTTGACAAGTCCATGACCTTAAATCTAATTTAGGATTCAAATATGGAGGCGAAGTCTCTTTCAGCGCATTTATCATTACAGGAAAACGTCTTCCTGACTTTGCTGGAAGACGTTTAGTGAAATGAAAGGCACCAGTTCCGACTCTCTGACAGACACGAGGCCCACATTCGACGGACGAATCTCTGGAGCcttgaactaaaaaaaaaaaaacccaggcTCTCGTCCTTGTGAGGGTGTATTTTCAGGACGGCGCAGGAGAATATCACATCCTGGTTTTATCAAAGCGACACTGCTCAAACACACGAGGGCTCCGGGAGGAGTCGGCGTGACACGATTTGTTCCAGGAGAAACTGGGTGTAAAAATAAGTGATGTAAAAATAGATGATTGTCGAAAAGGGGTTGGCAGGAGTAAGAGAGAATATCTACACATCCAGTGCATTTCAGAGGGAAGACTAGAGACACGTGTTTGTGGGTTTAACACGTAACACGTACTACTACACTACTTTTTACACACAAAGCTCAGTTGTACTTCAAGGGGGAATGTGACTTGTAGTTGTTGATGAGAAGATCTCACAGATCCAGATTCACCATCTCGACCTTTCCTCCCATCGGTGGATTAACGGATGTATCTTCTcgtccctccctccttccctctctctcgctctctctctctttctctctcgttgTTCAAGGTGGTCGGCGGCCTCGATATACACAAAAAGATGGTGGTGGACGTGTGAGCGCCCCTCCGCTCGCCGGATCCCGCCCCgtccccccccttcctcctcgaCACTCGCTTTCTCCACCATCTCTGAAGATCTGCTCAAGACGTCCGGCAAAACGCTCACTATGTAACTCAATGGAagtattctctctctctctctctctctctctctctctctctttcctcctcactcactctctctctctctctctttcctcctcacctctctctctctctctctctctctctctctctctctctctctctctctctctctctctctctctctgtgaagccacttttttctttcacaaaccACAGGCCCTCACACAGCCAACTCTGAAGTGTTATTGAGCTGGAAGTCCTCGATTGCCCGGTCGTAGCACTTCAAGAGATTGAAGGACATCGATCCGACTTTTGGATGAGGGGGGGAGAAGGGGGGCTCAGTGAGGAGTCTGGCTGGCTTGTTCATATTTCatccatcattttttttttatggttattttttgatatttattttttgttcttgtcttttataaagaagaaaaaaatacaagtaTATCTCCGGTTGTCTGGTGAGGGGAAGTGTGTAGTATGTGAACACTTGACTTACAGTACAACTAGACCGTAGGGTATGAAGTGCCAACCAGAACATATCCAGAACCCAAGTTATTACCCATCATCACCGCTGTCATCATGCCGGGCAAAGTGGCCGCGACACTTCCAACTGCACGAGTCGGGTTGTAGACgcaaaacaacatttcagctgcgtctccttttttttttttttttgctctcctCTATTTCAGCTTCACACACGAGCCGTTAACGATTTAGACCAGTTCAGCTTCCAGTCGCTCTTCGCAAAAAGCAATTggttcttcttttttcttttcttttgtaataAGATTAGCTAGTTTTATTTATACGTAcgattgtgtttgtattgttggaGATTCTCCTTGTTTCTTGTCATGATAatagattcaaataaaatgccAAGACGATGTCTTTTCAAAACAATCTGTGGCTGCAGAGCGATACCTGGTTTACTCTCGATGAAGTATTGTGCGTTTCTCCCAACGCTTCGTGGAAATCGTTAAAAtttcaagacttttttttttgggacagcGGCTGGATGGACTCGGGAGGAATAGTTCAAGAGTGAGATTTTACATTGTTTGTGCAAGTATATAGGATTTTAAGAGACTTATCTGCAGGCAGCGTTTTTTAACCAGTATGTGTATATTAGGTGATCAATGTGCTCGTCATCTTTCACAGCGACAGGAGAAGGCAGCTCTGCCTCCGCTTAGCGTGAGCCCCTCTGAATACTTACCTTTCTCAGCAACGCGCAGGACGGCTCGGTTTCTCAAACGCAAAACACTTAAAATCTTAACTTGTTGGCATGATCAGTGTGCAATGGGATAGACTGTATATTGTAGTTaggttctttttctttttctttttgaacgTGTACATTTCAGAAGTTGGCTTCTTCTCCCACTTTTTAGTTTCTGTCACAATCACCTCATTTCTCCCCCCTTCCACCCACTTCTACaaacagggagaaaaacaaattttaacCAAAATGTTAATTTCTAAGGGAAAAAATGCTTCCTACTATGAATGGCGTTGGGATGGCTTTTTTGTTGCGTTTGGCTTCGGAGGCCGCCCGCCGGTTCGAACGGGAGTTTTCGGTCAGAGATGTGAATCCGGAGTGCTCCGTGGTCCCTTATCCCAAAGCTCTGCACGGCTTGGGCCTCCCTGTGCTTGCATGACatggaaatatattttttgttgtgcaTGTAGATCAATTTTTTGAAATAATCCTCTTGTTTACACATGGATGGTGATGTTAATATATTTAAGAATTTAATGGTATACAATATGGATGTTGCCAAACTTTGGTAAATGTACACATATTATGAGAGGTAatccaaatgaactgaactACATGtaactttttgtatttttacccGGGTCAGTGAGATGCTTCTATTCCAGTGAAGGTTGCACATCTgatcctgtctcaaactgcCACGCACTGTACTCAGCTTAAAGGGgaaacttttgtgtttttttgttttctttcttttgtatATAAGTATTTGTTAAATGCAGTTCTGGCTCTCTGTTCTCTGTATAGTTCAGACCGCGCTTTAGTTTGTAAGTGCTACTTCTTCTCTGACGGACTTTGGGTTCTTTTTAGTTTGTGTGGGGATATCTGAAAAGATTTAAGTTtgagaaccttttttttttccctttttctgcaTGCTGCATCTTATGCTGTGGGACTGTTGGAAACTTGATACTgtatgaaaattaaataaaatttaaataaactttgaaaTGTTGAAAGTAATGAATTTCCTGTCACTTCTGTTCAGGATCAGAACTCAATCACCATAAACAAAAACCTGGATCTTTCAGGAGGCAGTTTTTACTGCTTTCAAACATTCACTGAACTTCAGATATTGTCCTGGAATTTTTTAGAAGCTGTTTGTGAAAACGCAAATGTCCCGAGACCGTTTCTCTGGACATTCTCTTGAGTGTTTCCAGTCAGCCCTCTATTAAAATGTACTGATTTATCGTGAGTAGGATagtagtgtttgtttttaattaaaactgaaaatacaatcTCTGGATGAAAAGGAGCTGTACTAGACATGAAAGACGACCAGATTCGAGAGATTTTGATTGTAAACGAAAACACGTGATTTCCACAGTGGTAATGATCTCGCCAGGCCTCGTCCATGTTCTGCGCAGGCGTCACGTCACCtgactcctgctgtgttttctttatgtatGAAGGAAACTCCAGAAAAGCTCCAaatgtccagacattttctggagttgtCTTAAACGTCTTTACAGTCATCGTGTTTACATGATTAACTCAGTGACAAAACTGAACTCCGTCTTTCAGggattcatttttatttatttacacaaactcTTTATCAGATACCTGAATTCTGTTGTTGCATAACTTGTTCCTCATTAGGAATCAACTGATCCAATAACCAGCTGCAAGCATGAGGCAGTCAGTGGAGCCTGAGAAGTCGGCAACAGTCTTAACATGTATCCAAGTGGGAATTCCACCAGCCAATGGGGGGGAAGAGATGACAATCGGCAACCAATCAGAATCTCTCAGCACTCCTGCTCGCCACCACTCTGATGTTACCGTAGACCTTTGAAGGTGGACTTCCTGTGAGAAGAAAGAGGTTTGAAGGTCAACACCCTGCGTCACATGTTGATTCCAAGAGATTGTTTCCGAATAcgacattaacacacacacagacacacacacttacctagGATTAAGTTACAAATGGCCGTCCGGGCCATCTTGATATTCTGGAAAGATCCtaataagtgaattttcctGTGAAGGGACAAAAAGATTTATATGAACACACCAACTCTGCTGCGTAGTTTCAAAAGAGAAACGACAGAAGTGGATCTTTGTTCTTTCTCAAAGTGTGATGACAGTTTCTACTGATTAAAAGTTGGGTTTTCTTTCCCCAGGTTTGGTCATAAGGAAATAATTTGATCAAAACAGTAGTAATTCACAAACTTTAAGTTATAAAGTATCTGTTGTCTGTGTGATGAGAACAACAGCAAAACTATCAATTTCCAGGTAGTTTGACCAAAACTGCAGTGAAACCGAAAAATGTTAAACAGCTAAAGGGCAAATGAAGACGttatgaaaaataacatcatAGTGTCAATAATCACTGATAAAATAGCAACAACAAATGTTCATGATGATTTTACTGTCATGTGCAGAAATGACTGAGTTCTCACGTGTCTGCCAGCACGATCCGAGTCTTCGTGACATTTTCGATGGTGAATTtggtttttcctccttttcctgcGATTCTGCCGATGGCTCTGGATAAATGATCTCCCTTCAGAGGTTTCACTGCCAAGACAGAATAATGACAGACTCAGATTTAGTAAATTTCACAGAAAGGAAAGAGAAGTGGTGATAAAATGTGGTCAGTTTCAGAGCAGACAGTTGTCTGTGATCTTACCGTCTGTGACATCAAAGCTTTCTAGGAAGAGCTCATCTAATCTGATGAGAGCGAGAGAATCCTGGAAAGAGAGACAGCGAAGTtaaatcaaagtttaaaaaaacaaaacaaagcctTTAAACTAcagaatattaaatgaaaaaacaacaggctTAAGAGTAGTTTGGTAAAGTTTAGTTTGTCCCAGGGAGGAACCTTGAGATAAGTTTAATATCAGCAAACTAATCAAACCTTTAACGAAGTCGTCACAAATACAACCACCGTGTAAACATAGACCTTTGAAATCTGATTCAAAGGAGTAAAATATATTGGATAACTTACTTCAACCTGGAATCCGAGAACAAACGCTTTAACAAAATCCGTTGCTTTCGTGAGGGAGCCGATGTCCTGTGTGTCTTTGCACGTCTGAAAGAAGAGAAGTTCATCACACACACGACAGACGACCAGAGGGAAACACAACTGGGGAGCGCTGTCAGCAACTTACTTTGATTTCAACGTTCCTAGATTTGAGGTTGAACCGGACTTGAAGGTGCAGGTTCTCCACGATGGGGGTGTAAATCTTCAGCCAGTTCTCCTTCAGGGGCGTGTACCTGTGAGCTGGGATCGCGATCTTACGCATCTCAGTTGGTCCCTGAAACACACGAACCAATCAGAATCAGTGTCAACATCCAGCCGTggcaaaacatttattaaaacgtAAACTGTTGTGATGAGCgaaagctgcagctgagaaggacgatctttgtgtttgtgtttttaacggttcagtgtgtacgatttaggcGAAAGGGATTTTCAgagtttcatctaaattgtacgaattgcTGTTTTCACTAATCTAGAACGGgccctttatatataaatactttatatttacatcgggagcggctcctctctacggaggcagccatgttttttacagtagcccagactggacaaacattttgagtttctatgacaactgaagccacgacaggttctctctcatgttggGAGGGGGGGTAAGTtggggggtgttcagctgcaacacgacacttcaccactaggtgtcactacattctacacactggacctttaaatgcTTTATTGACACATCAACATTAACAAAGCAAACATCAAATACCACCAGGGGATCATGACAAGCAGAGATGAATCAGTACAACTATTATAGAGGATGAATCAAGTCGGTGTTTACAAAGCTTGTTAACTTTAGTATTGAACTGATATTGTTTGACTTCATTTCAATCTTGTGGTTTTCAGTGATGCTGtgacttcacttcctgcagtcACATTATTAAAGTGATGataatgatatttatataaCATGAACTCGTCCCGTTGGTCGTTGGACGCTTGTTACCTTGAGTCTGTCGCCTGAGATCGGGGGGAACTGCGGCCGCTTGCTGGCCACCGCCTGCTCTGTGTCCATGTCTCCATCTTGTTCGAGCTTTCTCTTCTGGGTCCTTCTCTTCACCTGGATGAAAGCGTCCGCGTCCTCTTTGCTGTCCGCGGCAGCGCCGGAGCCACAGTCCGGGTTTTTATCAACGTTCATCACGACGTTAGACCACATGGTGAATGGAACCGGAGGAAACAGTGACACGGGAAAGAGCGAGAGGCCACGGCGACATGAGGGAGATCCGCGTGCATCAGAGAGGACCCAACGTGCCACAGCGCCGGTGCCTGTAGAGAACAACATCAATAATGACGTCTtaactaaaataacaaatatctaGGTCTGCTGCCGTGATTGATTAAGATCATGTgcacatttttgaaaatgttgtttctctgcgtcaacatttattttacggGTTAGTTTCCCGCCAGGCATCTGTCTGGGCAGCCCCAACCGGAGCAGCAGGACCCCGGTTTGTTGTGGCAGCGGAATTCAGACAGACAGCGGCAGCTCgcagaggcacttccggtggcaaCAGGAACTGCCACTGATTTGTAAAGGCAGCTGCCACAGCTGTTCAGggcagctgcctctgctgccaccCGGTTTGAGGGCAACTCCCCTGAGATTAACACGTAGTTTATGGATGTTTATCAGCGTGTCGTGTCTTTATCTGCAGATATGGAATCAGATGGTCTTTTGAACGTATTGTTAGTTTCCATTTATCTGCAAAATTAGTAGAAAATGTCTTTCCTTCACTTGTCTTTGGTCTGGCAGCTTTAGGTCTCGCGGTGGAGACAACCCTCACATgaggctctctgaggtttctacctttttTTGCCCTGTTAAGTCTATGagaaaaactgatttgtgaatatgggctatacaaataaaattgtattgattgattgattgattgatcagctgtcaatcacacactgaccttcctttatcacacatatctagttctcactttgtaaagacagaaatctataattacactgacatgaatgtgtttgaaagaactaatgttgctgttgttttctaaatcaatgtagaaatcagGTCGTGTGATGGTTTagaacctgtattgatcctgatcctcatcaatgagctgattatttgttcttgtcttttccacatgtgagacggaggtgaaacaaactgattgtgtgtccatgaaatcactgaacaagagtcactggacagactttactgatgaagtgatcaatgaactcagagcgtcaacatgtccaacagaccAACTGCACTCTGGTTGGATTTACAGAGCATCagtgttatgggatgtttggtcacattgtaaatgtggaacctggtttgtttttatcacggCTCATCTCTGTAAAGTGTGAATCCACATTGTGTTTACATATTTAATCTACAGGCACATTATCTGCTGCTGTGcaggtttcttttctttttcacttccatgatctaaattaaaaacactaaaagcaACAGTGAAGGCTGCCTTTGAACAGTGTGACATCAGTGGCAGCTGCCTTTGAACAGTGTGACatcagaggcagctgcctccacatagcagtggcagtttctgctccaccggaagtgcctctacaTTTGAGCTAGCCCTTACTGGGAATTCACGCTTCGACCTGAGTCACGTTACTTTCCATCAGCTTCTCCACCGGTTTACTGGAGATTGAAACCCAGCTCACATGTCGTCTCCTCTGTCGAAGCCTCAGATCGTCGCGCACATTCAGAAGAGTCTGAACTACACCGTGTTCGAGACCAAATGGATCCCGAGCAGCGCCAAGTTCGTGTGCGTGGGAAACTTCCCCCGAGGAACCGGGGTCCTGCAGATCTACGAGGTTCAGCACGGAGATGCTCAGCTCATCAAGGAGGTGGGTTCACTCCTcatgtctcctcatgtctcttCATGTCTCCTAATGTCTCTatgtctcctcatgtctcctcatgtgtctaatcatgtctcctcatgtctctaAATGTCTCTTCacttcagacacacaccagaATGTCTCCGGGCTACCTAAGGTTTCTAGGAGAGTCTCCATAGTAACCACGTTAGTCCAGAGACACTTGTCTCCATAGTAACAGGCAACATACAGGCAGCAGTGACATAAGATAAAATTTGTTTGTTGAAAACgtctttatattattattgttgttgttgttgtttttatctgcaGATGATGTTAGAATCCAtttacaatacaacacaataacactGTGCAACTCTCACAACCctgagctgcagagtttctGTCACACATCAAACTTACTCCTGTTATAACTGAATGTGCACAgcttatattcatattttatttttatgtcatATTCCTGCCTGCTTCATTACTTTGTCTATAAATGCAAACAACTGCTGCAACTTTACACACTTGTCTCTTCTTCGTCGTTTGTCATCTCTGGTATTTAGTCTCTTGTTTATAGGCTCATTCTTTGTTTAAATCTTACTGTGTATTCAATTCATAAATATGTGTATCATCTACTTAATGGACTGATGATTAGTGGTGCTGAATTGTTGGATGTTAAATTGTTGGATTAAATAAAGTGTGACAAACACTTCCAGTTTCTCTCATACTTACTTATAGTTTTTAGATGAATGGGATTTGTCACTAACACTCCTGCTGTCTTACTAACTAACTCTGCATCTCTTATTAAGGTGGAGAAACCTAAACCCATAAAGTGTGCGACATTTGGGGCGTCCTCTCTTCAACAAAGACACATAGCCACTGGAGACTTTGATGGAAATCTCAATATATGGTATTTTATCCACATTTACTGACGACACGCTGAGTTTAAAAGTTCACGATGTCCCTGTTTAAAGTCAGACGCCTCTGATGTCCACAGGAATCTGGAGGTACCTGAAGTGCCCGTGTACAGCGTCAAGGCCCATAAAGAAATAGTGAACAGCATCCATGGTGTCGGTGGCCTGGGGATCGGTGACGGTGCACCTGAGATAGTCACCGGAAGCAGAGATGgttagaattatttttttatttaaaccttgatgaatacaaatattagaTCCCAGGTTGAATGT includes the following:
- the LOC118118945 gene encoding calcineurin subunit B type 1 isoform X2; translated protein: MGNEASYPLEMCSHFDADEIKRLGKRFKKLDLDNSGSLSVEEFMSLPELQQNPLVQRVIDIFDTDGNGEVDFKEFIEGVSQFSVKGDKEQKLRFAFRIYDMDKDGYISNGELFQVLKMMVGNNLKDTQLQQIVDKTIINADKDGDGRISFEEFCAVVGGLDIHKKMVVDV
- the LOC118118945 gene encoding calcineurin subunit B type 1 isoform X1, whose translation is MGNEASYPLEMCSHFDADEIKRLGKRFKKLDLDNSGSLSVEEFMSLPELQQNPLVQRVIDIFDTDGNGEVDFKEFIEGVSQFSVKGDKEQKLRFAFRIYDMDKDGYISNGELFQVLKMMVGNNLKDTQLQQIVDKTIINADKDGDGRISFEEFCAFKVVGGLDIHKKMVVDV
- the pno1 gene encoding RNA-binding protein PNO1 translates to MWSNVVMNVDKNPDCGSGAAADSKEDADAFIQVKRRTQKRKLEQDGDMDTEQAVASKRPQFPPISGDRLKGPTEMRKIAIPAHRYTPLKENWLKIYTPIVENLHLQVRFNLKSRNVEIKTCKDTQDIGSLTKATDFVKAFVLGFQVEDSLALIRLDELFLESFDVTDVKPLKGDHLSRAIGRIAGKGGKTKFTIENVTKTRIVLADTKIHLLGSFQNIKMARTAICNLILGSPPSKVYGNIRVVASRSAERF